Part of the Streptomyces sp. NBC_00457 genome, GGCCGCCATGGATCAGCTTGCTGGACCTGCTCGATGTGCCCGACGCCCAGTCACGTGCCTCGACCAGCCCCGTGGACAGGCCGCGTGTCACCGCGTCCAGGGCCGTGCCGGCGCCGACGACGCCGCCGCCCACCACCAGCAGGTCCAGCTCGTGCTCGGCCATTGCTGCCAGGGACTCGGCACGCTGCGCCGGCCCCAGTGTCGCTGTCCTCACCACTGCCTCCTGCTGTCGGTCGCCGGTCCCACCCGTCGGGTGAACCCCGTCCGTCTCCCCCATGCCCAAATTCTGACCGTCATGCCCGACTTCAGCCACCGCCCGCCCGCCGACCTGTGGACAACTTTCACCGACCTGCCAGAAGACACAAAAAGACACAGGAAAATCAATGCCGTATATCGGTCATATTTACTCCTAGTCTCACATTGCGCTCGCTCACGCTGTCCACACGACTTGCGCACCTGTCCCGCTTCGGCTACTGGGAAGGACGGCCCACGCCATGCCCGCAGATCTCGCCGTCATCGGTCTCGGCCCGTACGGCCTGCCGCTGGCCCAGGCCGCCGTCGCCGCCGGCGTCGCCACGATCGGGTACAAGACGGGGCCCGAGCCCGGCTCCCTCAGCCCCGCCGAACTGCGCCGGATGCTCTCGGGGGGCTTCCGGCCGACCACCAACCCGGCGGAGCTGGGCCGGGTGCGCACCGCCGTCATCTGCGCCCCGACCCCCCGGGGCGCGGACGGCGGCCTCGACCTCGGCCAGGTGGAGGCCGCCGCGCGCACCCTGGCCGAGCGGCTGCGCCCGCACACCACGGTGATCCTCGAATCCCCCGTACACCCGGGCACCACCGAGGAGTTCCTCCGCCCGCTCCTCGAAGAGGGCTCAGGACTGCGCGCGGGCCGCGACTTCCACCTCGCCTACTCCCCCAGCCGCGTCGACCCCGGCAACCGCGACTTCACCCCGGCCAACATCCCCAAGGTGATCGGCGGCCTCACCCCCGCCTGCACCGAGTCGGCCGCCGCCTTCTACGGCCGCCTCACCGACAAGGTGGTACGCGCGCGTGGACCCCGCGAAGCCGAAACCGTGCAGCTCCTGGAGACCAACTTCCGGCACGTCAACATCGCCCTCGTCAACGAAATGGCCGTCCTCTGCTATGACTTGGGCGTCGACCTCTGGGACGTCATCCGCTGCGCCGAGACCAAGCCCTTCGGCTTCCAGACCTTCCGCCCCGGCCCCGGCGTCGGCGGCCACTCCGTCCCCCAGGACCTCACCGGCCGCGCCGGCCGCACCCTGCGCATGGTCGAACTCGCCCAGCAGGTCAACAACCAGATGCCCCGCTACGTCATCCAGCGCGCCGCCAAGCTCCTCAACGAGCACGGCATGTCCGCCCGCGGCGCCCGCGTCCTCCTCCTCGGCGTCACCTACAAGCCCGACCTCGCCGACCAACAGTCCACCCCCGCCCAGGAGATCGCCATCCGCCTGATGGAACTCGGCGCCTCCATCAGCTACCACGACCCGTACATCCCGTCCTGGAACATCCTCGACCGCCCGGTCCCCCGCGCGGACTCCCTGTACGAGGCCGCCGCGGAGGCCGACCTGACGATCCTGCTCCAGCAGCATCGGACGTATGACCTTCAGGGGCTGTCGGTGAAGGCACAGCTGCTGCTGGATACGCGGGGGGCTACGCCTACGGGGGCGGCGCATCGGTTGTGAAGGGGGGCGCGTGGGGTGCGTGAGCCTCCGGGTTGGTGGCGCGGGGCGTCTGGCGCCAGTACCGTAGAGGCAGGTGAAGCCCACCGCAGAGGGCACTGCGTGAGGCTCGTGGATGGATCACGGAGTGTCCGCCCCTAGTTCTCGTAGGGACGGCCGCTCACCATCACACCAACAAGGTGGAGCCCACCGCAGGGCCTACTGCGATGGGCTCCGAACGGATTACGGGTGTCCGCCCCTACCTCTTATGGGGGCGGCCGCTCACCGTCCGTAGTACCACAAGATCCACCTCCTCCGGAACTTCACCAGCCGAAGCCAAGTGCGGTCCCAACGGGTGGGCTTGCGGTGACGTCCCATTGGGCGCCCCCTTCCATGACGCCGCCCAGTAAGCCCGGTGGACGGTCCATTGGAATTCGGGCCGGGCCCCGAGGGCGGGGTCCGGACCGTGTCCTTGGAAGGGGGCACCCCAGAGGACTGGGGCGCCGATCAAGGACACTACCGACTCCCCACGCCCATTCGGCCCACATTCGCCCCAAACGCAACCACGCGCCCCCTCCCACACAACGCGCCCCCACCCAGGCACAGTTGGGCACGCAAAAGGGCCGGTCACCCCTCCCGGAGTGACCGGCCCTTCCCTGACGCAGACGTAGCCCCAGACGCAGACCTACGGCCTACCGCTTGTGCTGCGAGTCAGCCACCGTCACCTCGACCCGCTGGAACTCCTTCAGCTCGCTGTACCCGGTCGTGGCCATCGCCCGCCGCAGCGCACCGAAGAAGTTCATGGAGCCGTCGGGAGTGTGCGACGGACCCGTCAGCACCTCCTCGATCGTGCCGACAGTCCCGAGGTCGACCTTCTTACCGCGCGGCAGTTCCTCGTTGACCGCCTCCATGCCCCAGTGGTGCCCCTGACCCGGCGCGTCCGAGGCACGCGCGAGCGGGGAGCCCATCATCACCGCGTCCGCACCGCAGGCGACCGCCTTGGGGAGGTCGCCGGACCAGCCGACGCCGCCGTCCGCGATCACGTGGACGTACCGCCCACCGGACTCGTCCATGTAGTCACGCCGCGCCGCCGCCACATCCGCGACAGCAGTCGCCATGGGCACCTGGATGCCCAGCACATTGCGCGTGGTGTGCGCCGCGCCGCCGCCGAAGCCGACGAGGACGCCCGCCGCGCCGGTACGCATCAGGTGCAGGGCCGCGGTGTACGTCGCGCAGCCGCCGACGATCACCGGGACGTCGAGTTCGTAGATGAACTGCTTCAGGTTGAGCGGCTCGTGCGAACCGGAGACGTGCTCCGCCGAGACGGTCGTGCCGCGGATGACGAAGATGTCCACGCCCGCGTCCACGACGGCCTTGGAGAACTGGGCCGTGCGCTGCGGGGAGAGCGCGGCAGCGGTGACCACGCCCGAGTCGCGCACCTCCTTGATGCGCCGGCCGATCAGCTCCTCCTTGATCGGAGCGGCGTAGATCTCCTGGAGGCGGCGGGTGGCCGCCTCGACGGGGAGGCCGACGATCTCGTCGAGCAGCGGCTGCGGGTCGTCGTACCGCGTCCACAGGCCTTCGAGGTTCAGCACGCCGAGGCCGCCGAGCTCGCCGATGCGGATCGCGCTGGCCGGGGAGACGACCGAGTCCATGGGGGCGGCCAGGAAGGGCAGCTCGAAACGGTAGGCGTCGATCTGCCAGGTGATCGAGACCTCCTTCGGGTCGCGCGTACGACGGCTGGGGACGACGGCGATGTCGTCGAAGGCGTACGCCCTGCGGCCGCGCTTGCCGCGCCCGATCTCGATCTCAGTCACGTGTGTGGCCTTTCCCTGATGCTTTCAGCGTCTTCCAGTATCGCCGACGGCTACGACAAGGGCGGCCCCGGATGCTGCGGGGCCGCCCTTGGACACGCTTCACGCGCGCGTGCGCGTCACTTGCTGCGGCTGTAGTTCGGCGCCTCGACCGTCATCTGGATGTCGTGCGGGTGGCTCTCCTTGAGGCCCGCGGAGGTGATCCGCACGAAGCGGCCCTTGGCCTCCATCTCCTCGATGGTGGCGGCGCCCACATAGCCCATGGTCTGGCGCAGCCCGCCGACGAGCTGGTGCAGGACGCTGGACAGCGGGCCGCGGAAGGGCACCTGGCCCTCGATGCCCTCGGGCACCAGCTTGTCGTCGGCCGAGACCTCGGCCTGGAAGTAACGGTCCTTCGAGTACGACTTGCCCTGGCCCCGGGACTGCATGGCACCGAGCGAGCCCATACCGCGGTACGACTTGAACTGCTTGCCGTTGATGAACTGCAGCTCACCGGGCGACTCCTCGCACCCCGCGAGCAGGCTGCCCAGCATCACCGTGTCGGCACCGGCGGCGAGCGCCTTGCCGATGTCGCCGGAGTACTGCAGGCCGCCGTCGCCGATCAGCGGGATACCCGCCGGGCGGGCGGCGAGGGAGGCCTCGTAGATGGCGGTGACCTGCGGGACGCCGATGCCGGCGACCACGCGGGTCGTACAGATGGAGCCGGGGCCCACGCCCACCTTGATGCCGTCGACACCGGCGTCGATCAGCGCCTGGGCGCCGTCACGGGTGGCGACGTTGCCGCCGATCACGTCGACGGACACGTTCGACTTGATCTTCGACATCCAGCTGAGGGCGTTGCTGTTGTGGCCGTGCGAGGTGTCGACGACCAGGAAGTCCACCCCGGCCGCGGCGAGCGCCTGGGCGCGCTCCAGGGCCTCGGGGCTGGCGCCCACGGCGGCACCGACGAGCAGCCGGCCCTCGCCGTCCTTGGCGGCGTTCGGGTACTTCTCGGCCTTTACGAAGTCCTTGACCGTGATGAGGCCCTTGAGCACGCCCGCGTCGTCGACCAGCGGAAGCTTCTCGATCTTGTGGCGGCGCAGCAGCTCCATGGCGTCCACGCCGGAGATGCCGACCTTGCCGGTGACCAGCGGCATCGGCGTCATGACCTCGCGCACCTGCCGGCTGCGGTCGGACTCGAAGGCCATGTCGCGGTTGGTGACGATGCCGAGCAGCTTGCCGGCCGGGTCGGTGACGGGGACACCGCTGATGCGGAACTTGGCGCACAGGGCGTCCGCCTCGGCGAGCGTCGCCTCCGGGTTCACCGTGATCGGGTCGGTGACCATGCCGGACTCGGACCGCTTGACCAGGTCCACCTGGTTGACCTGGTCCTCGACGGAGAGGTTGCGGTGCAGCACTCCGACGCCGCCGAGGCGGGCCATCGCGATCGCCATGCGGGACTCGGTCACCTTGTCCATCGCCGCCGAGAGCAGCGGGATGTTGACCCGGACGTTGCGGGAGATGCGGGACGAGGTGTCGACCGCGCCCGGCAGCACCTCGGATGCGCCCGGCAGCAGCAGCACGTCGTCGTAGGTCAGCCCGAGTGTCGCGAATTTACCGGGCACTCCGTCGACGTTCGCAGTCATGACACCTTCCCCAAATGGCCTTGATCGGTGCGGATGTCCATGCTAACGGGAAGCATGGGTCTCAAATTCCACGGTTCTGGGTGACCACCGGCTTCGTATGTTCGTACGGACGTCGCGAGCGGCCTGTTCAAGGAAGGCGCTTACGGCACAGCGGTCACTGCTCTGCCAGTGCCCTGAGTCGGCTCAGCGCCCGGTGCTGCGCCACGCGGACCGCACCGGGTGACATTCCCAACATCTGACCCGTCTCCTCCGCCGTCAAGCCTACGGCGATGCGCAGCAGCAGCAGCTCGCGCTGGTTCTCCGGGAGGTTGGCCAGCAGTTTCTTGGCCCATTCGGCGTCGCTGCTGAGCAGCGCGCGCTCTTCGGGGCCCAGTGAGTCGTCGGGCCGCTCCGGCATCTCGTTCGACGGGACCGCCGTCGAACCCGGGTGCCGCATCGCCGCCCGCTGCAGGTCCGCGACCTTGTGCGCGGCGATGGCGAAGACGAAGGCCTCGAAGGGGCGGCCGGTGTCCTTGTAGCGCGGGAGGGCGAGGAGGACGGCGACGCAGACCTCCTGGGCCAGGTCCTCCACGAAGTGCCGCGCGTCGCCCGGAAGCCGGGACAGACGGGTGCGGCAGTAGCGCAGGGCCAGGGGGTGAACATGGGCGAGCAGGTCATGCGTCGCCTGCTCGTCCCCGTCGACGGCACGATGAACGAGCGCTCCGATCGCCCCTTGGGCACGGGATGCCTCGTCATCGCGCATCGGTCCATGGTGCCTTGCGGCCGTCGGGTCCGTGGCACCGCGTCCGTTGTTGTGCACCGAAGCGTTATGAGCAGGTGCGCCGGAACTCATCCCCTGCGCCCTCCCCTTCCGCTCGACCGACTCGTCCCCGAGAGACTCCACACCTCAAGGATGCGGCATCCGCGCCGAAACGAGCAGCGGGCACCGACGGGACCGATTGACAGACCTCGCAGCCGCGCCCCCGAAGGGGCGCGGGGAACTGCGCGACCAGCCACGAACGGCCCGCACCAAAGCAACAACCTGTACGACCGAGTTCTTAACGAACCAGGCCCCACCGGAAGCCGAGCGCCACCGCATGCGCCCGGTCCGAAGCCCCGAGCTTCTTGAACAAGCGCCGCGCATGCGTCTTGACCGTGTCCTCGGAGAGAAAGAGCTCGCGCCCGATCTCGGCATTGGACCGACCGTGGCTCATACCCTCGAGCACCTGGATCTCACGCGCCGTGAGCGTCGGCGCCGCCCCCATCTCAGCGGACCGCAGCCGCCGCGGAGCTAGCCGCCACGTCGGATCCGCCAGCGCCTGCGTCACCGTCGCCCGCAGCTCCGCACGCGACGCGTCCTTGTGCAGATACCCCCGCGCACCGGCGGCGACCGCGAGAGCGACCCCGTCCAGGTCCTCGGCGACGGTGAGCATGATGATGCGCGCACCGGGGTCGGCGGACAGCAGCCGCCGGACGGTCTCGACGCCGCCCAGACCGGGCATGCGTACGTCCATCAGAATCAGGTCCGAGCGATCGGCGCCCCAGCGGCGGAGGACTTCCTCGCCGTTGGCCGCGGTCGTCACGCGCTCGACACCGGGCACGGTCGCGACCGCGCGGCGGAGCGCCTCTCGGGCAAGCGGGGAGTCGTCGCAGACGAGGACGGATGTCATGGCCGTCCTCCGCAGCTGATGCACGTCACCTTGAGCCTCCAGGCTGGTACGAAATCGTCACCTGTGCGGTCGACCGCCTCGGACGCCTGCCCGAGCGCTTGTTGGTTCAACCGCCTCCGCACTCTCAACGACGGTCACTCGAAAGAGTTACGGGGCCGCGCGCCGTCTTCGGCACTCTACGTGAGGGGGCGGACACGGTGCAGAGAGGCGCAGAAGACCCTCAACGTTTCATCACAACCATGCCCCATTTAGCCCCATTTCTTCCCATCAAGTGGATTCTGAGGCTAGATTCGCAATGAGTCATATTTTCATCTCCTTAGATCGTAGATGTACGGTCGTGGACACCGTATCCGCCCAGAACGGCTACAAGGGGTCACGTAATGGCAGATTTCTCCCGCCTTCCCGGACCGAACGCGGACCTGTGGGACTGGCAGTTGCTCGCTGCCTGTCGCGGGGTGGACAGCTCGCTCTTCTTTCATCCGGAGGGCGAGCGGGGTGCGGCGCGGAGTGCTCGTGAGAACTCGGCCAAGGAGGTCTGCATGAGGTGCCCGGTCCGCGCGCAGTGCGCGGCGCACGCGCTGGCGGTGCGCGAGCCGTACGGCGTCTGGGGCGGCCTGACCGAGGACGAGCGCGAAGAGCTCATGGGGCGGGCGCGCAATCGGCTGGTGTCGGCATCACCGGCCGGCGAACATGCCTCGTCCAGTTGACCGATCACAATAGAAGGAACGTTTCTGCACAGTTTCTGCACAGACGCAGACCACACAAGGGGCACGCGTTCGCGTGCCCCTACCTTGTGGCCGCCCGCGCCAGTTGCTCCAGCGTCGCCGCCACGGCGGGCACCTGCGCCAGGTCGGGCAGCGTGAGCGCGACGATCTCCCGCCGTACCGCCGGTTCCAGCGTCACCGTGCGCGCGCCCCGTGGCCGTACGGACTCGATGGCGAGCTGGGGCAGGACGGCGACGCCCAGGCCCGCGGCCACCAGGCCGACGACCGCGGGGTAGTCGTCGGTCGCGAAGTCGATGCGGGGAGTGAAGCCCGCGCCCTCGCAGACCTCGACCAACTGGCCGCGGCAGCGCGGGCAGCCCGCGATCCAGGGCTCGGCGGCGAGTTCGCCGATGGCGACGGAGTCCGCGCGGCCGAGCCGGTGGCGTTCCGGCACCAGCGCGACGAGACGGTCGCGCAGCAGCGGTCGTACGACGAGGTCGTCCCACTCCTCGGCGCCCGCCGCTCCCTCGTAGCGGAAGGCGAGGGCGATGTCGCAGTCGCCCTCGCGCAGCATCTCGACGGAGCGCGGCGGTTCGGCCTCCTCCAGGGAGACGCGGGTGCCGGGGTGGGCGGCGCGCAGGGCGGCGAGGGCGGTGGGGACGAGGGTGGAGCTGCCGCTGGGGAAGGAGACCAGGCGGACGCGGCCCGCGCGCAGGCCCGCGATCGCGGCGACCTCCTCCTCGGCGGCGGTGAGCCCGGCGAGGATGCCGGAGGCGTGCCGCACGAGGGCCTCGCCGGCTTGCGTCAGCCGCATCTCGCGGCCGGTGCGGATCAGCAGGGGGGTGCCGACCGACGCCTCCAGGGCCTTCATCTGCTGGCTGACGGCGGGCTGGGTGCAGCCCAGTTCACGGCCCGCCGCCGAGAAGGAACCGGTGGTGGCCACGGCGCGCAGGACACGGAGATGACGGGCCTCGATCACTCCTTGAGCATAAGCGCTCCTTGGGTACGATGCCGGATATTCCGTAGACACTTTGGGTGCCGGTCGCGCCCCGTAAGGGGCGCGGGGCTGTATCAATATGCGGCTCCGCCGCGCGGGCGCGACCAGCCCCACCGGCCCGCGGTTTGTCACCGCTCTTCCAGCGGAGCGCTAGCGTGCCCTCCATGAAGCTTCTGTCTGTCAATCTGGGCCGCCCGAAGTCCGTGCCGTACACGGACCAGCCGGACGGTGTGACCGGCATCGACAAGCGGCCGGTGGACGGGCCGGTGGGGGTGGCGGCGCCCGGGCCCAAGGGCCTCGCGGGGAGCGGGGTGGCCGGGGACGCGGTGTGCCACACACGGCACCACGGCGGCGACAACCAGGCCGTGTACGCGGTCGCGCGCGAGGATCTCGACG contains:
- a CDS encoding nucleotide sugar dehydrogenase, which encodes MPADLAVIGLGPYGLPLAQAAVAAGVATIGYKTGPEPGSLSPAELRRMLSGGFRPTTNPAELGRVRTAVICAPTPRGADGGLDLGQVEAAARTLAERLRPHTTVILESPVHPGTTEEFLRPLLEEGSGLRAGRDFHLAYSPSRVDPGNRDFTPANIPKVIGGLTPACTESAAAFYGRLTDKVVRARGPREAETVQLLETNFRHVNIALVNEMAVLCYDLGVDLWDVIRCAETKPFGFQTFRPGPGVGGHSVPQDLTGRAGRTLRMVELAQQVNNQMPRYVIQRAAKLLNEHGMSARGARVLLLGVTYKPDLADQQSTPAQEIAIRLMELGASISYHDPYIPSWNILDRPVPRADSLYEAAAEADLTILLQQHRTYDLQGLSVKAQLLLDTRGATPTGAAHRL
- a CDS encoding GuaB3 family IMP dehydrogenase-related protein, which codes for MTEIEIGRGKRGRRAYAFDDIAVVPSRRTRDPKEVSITWQIDAYRFELPFLAAPMDSVVSPASAIRIGELGGLGVLNLEGLWTRYDDPQPLLDEIVGLPVEAATRRLQEIYAAPIKEELIGRRIKEVRDSGVVTAAALSPQRTAQFSKAVVDAGVDIFVIRGTTVSAEHVSGSHEPLNLKQFIYELDVPVIVGGCATYTAALHLMRTGAAGVLVGFGGGAAHTTRNVLGIQVPMATAVADVAAARRDYMDESGGRYVHVIADGGVGWSGDLPKAVACGADAVMMGSPLARASDAPGQGHHWGMEAVNEELPRGKKVDLGTVGTIEEVLTGPSHTPDGSMNFFGALRRAMATTGYSELKEFQRVEVTVADSQHKR
- the guaB gene encoding IMP dehydrogenase; protein product: MTANVDGVPGKFATLGLTYDDVLLLPGASEVLPGAVDTSSRISRNVRVNIPLLSAAMDKVTESRMAIAMARLGGVGVLHRNLSVEDQVNQVDLVKRSESGMVTDPITVNPEATLAEADALCAKFRISGVPVTDPAGKLLGIVTNRDMAFESDRSRQVREVMTPMPLVTGKVGISGVDAMELLRRHKIEKLPLVDDAGVLKGLITVKDFVKAEKYPNAAKDGEGRLLVGAAVGASPEALERAQALAAAGVDFLVVDTSHGHNSNALSWMSKIKSNVSVDVIGGNVATRDGAQALIDAGVDGIKVGVGPGSICTTRVVAGIGVPQVTAIYEASLAARPAGIPLIGDGGLQYSGDIGKALAAGADTVMLGSLLAGCEESPGELQFINGKQFKSYRGMGSLGAMQSRGQGKSYSKDRYFQAEVSADDKLVPEGIEGQVPFRGPLSSVLHQLVGGLRQTMGYVGAATIEEMEAKGRFVRITSAGLKESHPHDIQMTVEAPNYSRSK
- a CDS encoding sigma-70 family RNA polymerase sigma factor; this translates as MRDDEASRAQGAIGALVHRAVDGDEQATHDLLAHVHPLALRYCRTRLSRLPGDARHFVEDLAQEVCVAVLLALPRYKDTGRPFEAFVFAIAAHKVADLQRAAMRHPGSTAVPSNEMPERPDDSLGPEERALLSSDAEWAKKLLANLPENQRELLLLRIAVGLTAEETGQMLGMSPGAVRVAQHRALSRLRALAEQ
- a CDS encoding response regulator transcription factor codes for the protein MTSVLVCDDSPLAREALRRAVATVPGVERVTTAANGEEVLRRWGADRSDLILMDVRMPGLGGVETVRRLLSADPGARIIMLTVAEDLDGVALAVAAGARGYLHKDASRAELRATVTQALADPTWRLAPRRLRSAEMGAAPTLTAREIQVLEGMSHGRSNAEIGRELFLSEDTVKTHARRLFKKLGASDRAHAVALGFRWGLVR
- a CDS encoding WhiB family transcriptional regulator codes for the protein MADFSRLPGPNADLWDWQLLAACRGVDSSLFFHPEGERGAARSARENSAKEVCMRCPVRAQCAAHALAVREPYGVWGGLTEDEREELMGRARNRLVSASPAGEHASSS
- a CDS encoding LysR family transcriptional regulator; the protein is MIEARHLRVLRAVATTGSFSAAGRELGCTQPAVSQQMKALEASVGTPLLIRTGREMRLTQAGEALVRHASGILAGLTAAEEEVAAIAGLRAGRVRLVSFPSGSSTLVPTALAALRAAHPGTRVSLEEAEPPRSVEMLREGDCDIALAFRYEGAAGAEEWDDLVVRPLLRDRLVALVPERHRLGRADSVAIGELAAEPWIAGCPRCRGQLVEVCEGAGFTPRIDFATDDYPAVVGLVAAGLGVAVLPQLAIESVRPRGARTVTLEPAVRREIVALTLPDLAQVPAVAATLEQLARAATR